From Acidobacteriota bacterium:
TCAAAGCGCGCGAAGCAATAGCCAGGAAACAGCGGCCAGTCGATCTTCTTCTTGCGGTCCTTCCAACGGCTCCACCGCTGGATCGTCGGAAGAAACACCTCGATCCGCTTCCGCTCCAACTGCTCGACGACGGATTTTTCCGCGCGGCTTCGCGTCCAGATGGCGTACCACGGGGATTGGTCGGCGACGACGAACTCGGGAATCAGAATGTCGATCGCGCCGGTGTCCTCGCTTACAGACATGGTCTACCCTTCGGCTCAGTTGAGTTGAGCACAACGTGGCTTTCTCCAGTGCCGCGAATCCAGCAACCAGCGCTGACTGCGTTCCCAACTCAAGCGAGCTCAGGGTTTCACACGCCCGGGTTCTTCGGCTCCGTGGGTGGCGCGGAGGTCTTCGCGATCCACAGCTTCTGCATCTCCTCGTTCTTCCACTCAATGATGCCTTCGCTGCGGAGTCTCCGGATGTACTTGTCGAATTCGGCCCGCCGTTTCGCGTCGTAGACCTTGTTGCCCACCTCTTCGCGCGCCTGCTCGAACGGCTTGACATCGGCCTTGGTCGCCGTCTCAAGTTTCAGAATGCCGTAACCTTTCGGCGTGCGATATACGGCTGTGGTCTGGCCAGGCTTGAGCGGATCAACCAGTTTCTTGATGTCTGGCGCCAGTTCCTCCGGCTGGATCGGCCCCACCAGGCCGCCGTTCGCCTTGGACGGCGAATCGGACAACTCTGCGACGAGCTTCTCGAAGGCCTCGCCCGCCTTCAGGCGCGCGAGCACGCCTTCGGCCTTTCGCTTGGTTTCCTCATCTCTGGCGACGTTGACGTTCTTGCCATCAGTGGGCACGTTCACAACAAGTTCGCGAAGCGTGATCGCCGCCGGCGTCGTGAAGTCACTCTTGTGCTCGTCGTAGTAGCGCCGGGCTTCCTCTTCGGTCAAACCGAGCTTGCCCATCACCTCAACCTGCTGCACCTGGTTGATGATGAGCTGCCGCTCGAGGTTCTTGCGCAGCACCGACATGTCGAGCCCTTCCTGTTTGAGGGCCGCCCCGAAGGCCTCGTCCGACTCGAGCTTGTTCTCCTTGCGGATGTTGTCGAGCACGCGCTTGTACTGGTCCTCGGTCACCTTGTAGCCGAGTTCCTTGCCGCGCTGCATCAGCAACAATTCGTCGACGGCAGCAACGAGGATGTCGGGCGTCAACTCGGCGATGGCCTTCTTCAGTTGATCGTCGTTGAGTGGCTGGCCGCGACGGCGGAGCTCATCGATCTGCCGCGCCTCGAGATCGGTCTTCGTGATGATGTCGCCATTCACTTTGACGAGGATCTGCTCGAGCAGCATGCTCGGCAACGCCGGCGCGACTGCTGGGGTGGCCGGGACCTGCGGCGCCTGCGCGGGCGGCTGCGCCGGGGGCTGGGGGGGTGCTGTCTGCGCCTGCGCGACGAACGGAAGAACAGCGAAAGCGGCGCCAAGGACGAGGACCTGCAACTTGCTCATGAGCATCCTTCTATCTTACCAATTCCGACGGGGTTCGGGCGTCGGGGTTCGGGATTCGGAGTTCCCGCTTTCTCACCACCGGCGTCGCTTCCGCTTGGCCGTGGTGCGTTGGTCCGCAAGGCGGCCCCTCGAACCAAGCCGACAGCGAAGTCTGCAAAACGTGCCGAAAGGGCCAAGACGAGCGGCGCGAATAGCGCGACCGTCAGGTCGGCGACACGTCCCGGCAAGGCGCGTTTTGCCGGCTTGCGTGAGCGGGGACGCCCTGCGGACTAACGCGCCACGGGTGCCCATGTCCCACTACCGTCAGGTAAGACGATCAGGACGTTCGCGTGGCCGCCGGCTACGGCAACAACTGCTTCAAGAGGCCGCCCACGCGGTCGAAAACGCCGCCCTCGGCGCGCGGCTGTTCGCTCGGCGGCTTCAGAATTTCCTGCTTCGAGAACCCCGACTCAACCGATCCTGCTGTCGCCCGGGCGGTCCACCACGAGGCGGTTGGACTCCTGCCCTCCGCTGGTCCCCGCCGCTGACCCTCTTCCCGCCCAGGCAGTCTGCCGCCGCGGTCCGGGTGATGAGCAAGGGACTTTGAAGCCGAGATGCCCGCGCGTGGTTGGACGCCCCGTTCGCCATGCGCCAGTCGGCCGGCCGACGCACGCGCATCCCCCAGCAAACTGAGGCGGAGAGACGATGGCGGCAGCAGCGTGAGATCCGGACGACGCGTCATAAGACCGAGAACGCGCTGGGGATCAGGCGCGCGCGACCCGGCGTTTTCGCGGAACTTGAGGACCACGTGCTCGCCGTGCCTGTCGACCGACTCCAATCCCAGTCGATCCGCCATCACCCGAATGCGGCCGTACTCTCCGAGGTTCAGCATCGATTCGGGCAACGGTCCGTAGCGGTCACGAACCTCGTCCAGGATCTCGTCGACCTCCTGTTCGCTTCGCGCGGCAGCCACCTTGCGATACACGACCAGTCGCTGAGCCATGTCGGGCACATAGCTCGCTTCGATTCGGATATCGATCCCCAGATTCACCGTCGCGCGCACATCGTCATCAATCTCCTCGCCCTTGAGTTCGCGCACGGCCTGTTCGAGCAACTTCATGTACATCTCGAAGCCCACGGCCTCGATGTGACCGCTCTGCTCGCCGCCCAGCAGGTTGCCCGCGCCGCGAATCTCCAGATCGAGGGCCGCCACGCGAAAGCCGCTGCCCAGGTCGCTGAACTCGCGTATCGCCGCCAACCGCTTCTTGGCTACCGGCGAGAGCGACATCTCGGGCGGAATCAGCAGATACGCGTACGCGGCGCGATCCGATCGACCGACACGGCCCCGCAACTGGTAGAGCTGCGACAGGCCATAGCGGTCGGCGCGGTTGATGATGATGGTGTTGACGTTTGGGATGTCGAGGCCGTTTTCGACAATGGTCGTCGCGAGCAGAATGTCGAAGCGTCTGGCGACGAAGTCGATCATCGCCTTTTCGAGTGCGTGCTCGCCCATCTGGCCGTGAGCGACGACGACCCTGGCTTCGGGCACGAGTCGCGTGAGCAGATTGCCAATCGAGAAGATCGACTCCACGCGGTTGTGGACGAAATAGACCTGGCCGCCGCGCGCCAATTCGCTGCGAATGGCCCGGGCAATCACGTGCTGGTCGAACTTGACGACATTGGTCTGAATGGCGAGGCGATCTTTGGGCGGCGTCTCAATGATGGACATGTCGCGAATGCCCACGAGCGACATGTTCAGCGTGCGCGGGATGGGCGTTGCGGTCATCGTCAGCACATCCACACGCTTGCGGAGTTGCTTGATCTTCTCCTTGTGCGCCACGCCAAAGCGCTGTTCCTCGTCTACGACCAGAAGACCCAGATCCTTGAAGACGACGTCCTTTGATAACAGCCGGTGCGTACCGACAATGATGTCGACCTTGCCTTCGGCGAGATCGGTGAGCGTCGCTTTCTGTTCCTGTTTCGTCCGAAAACGGCTGACCATGTCGATGCGGATCGGGAATCCGCCGAATCGTTCGCCGAGCGTCCTGACGTGCTGGAACGCGAGCACTGTGGTGGGCGCGAGAAACGCGACCTGTTTGCCGTCCATCACGGCCTTGAACGCCGCACGCATCGCCACTTCGGTCTTGCCGTAACCGACATCGCCGCATAGGAGGCGATCCATGGGCGTCGGCGATTCCATGTCGCGTTTGATGTCCTCGATGGCGGACTGCTGGTCCGGCGTCAGGACGTAGGGAAACGCGCCCTCGAATTCCTCCTGCCAGTGCGTGTCGGGACTGAAGAGATGGCCGGTGATGGCCTTGCGCGAGGCGTAGAGCTTGAGCAGTTCCTCGGCCATATCGCGCATGGCCTTCTTGACGCGCGTCTTGGCTTTTTCCCAGCTCGTTCCGCCGAGGCGATCGAGCGATGGGCGAGATCCGCCCGTGAACTTCTGAATCAGGTCCAGGCGCGACACCGGCACGAATAGCTTGTCATCGCCCCCATAGCGAAGCTCGAGGTACTCCTCGGCGCCTGCGGCCGCGGCGGTTCCCGCGCTGGCGAATCCGGAACTGACGTTCAGTTGCTTGAGGCCCACGAACTCGCCGATGCCGTTGTCGACATGGACGACAAGGTCGCCGACCTTGAGGTCGCGAAGGTCGGAGAGAAACGCCTTTGTCGCGGACCGGCGGGCCCGCTCCTGAGCGTGGTGCTCCTCCTCGAAGAGATCCGTCTCGGCGTAGATCTGCAGGTTGGCGGCCGGCAGACGGAAGCCGCGAGACAGCACGCCCGTCGTGACGAGAACGGTTGCGGCAAACGTGTCTTCGGCGTGATCAATTTGCGCGGCGCGCAACTCGTAGTCCGCGAGCACCTCAACGATGCGTTCGGCGCGTCCTGGGGTGGCAGCCACAAACAGCACCGTGTCGCCGCGTTCGCGGGCGGTGCGGATCTCGGCAATCCAATCGGCGAGACGCCCGGAAAACGAGAGGGCCGGCTGACACGGGATGTGAGTCGCTTTGTCTTCCGCGGTCACAGCTTCGAGACCAAGTTCGGCCAGGTGCGTTGCGCTAGCCAGATGCGAATCGACTTCCGACAAGGAAATCAGTAGTTGTTCGGGGGCTGGCGCGTTGTTCGTCTGGCTGTAACTCTCGGACACCTGTGCGAGCCACCGCTCGATGCGGTCGCGAATTTCATCTCGCTCTGAAACAAGAAAGACCGGGCGCTTGACGGGGTTCAGTGCTTCGACTCGCGAGTGCGGGCGACTAGCACTTTCGATCGCATGGCCCGCAGCGGCTCGCTCAGCACTAAGTCCCGAAGGCACAAATTCGTTGCCGGATTTGTGCGTCGAAGGACTTAGATAGTCGAAGAACGGGACCAGGTTGAGGTGCGAGTCCTGGTTCTCGGGACCTGCGTCGGGACGCTCGCGGAGCGGAACCACGCGGAGGCGGTCGATCTCGCCAACCGAGCGTTGTGTGCCCGGGTCGTAGCGTCGGATGGTTTCGACAGTGTCTCCGATGAGTTCGATGCGCGCCGGCTGGTCGTCTCCGGCCGGGAAGATGTCGATCACGCCGCCACGGATGCAGAACTCGCCGTGCTCGTCGACCGGATCGGTTCGCGTAAAGCCGGCCTCAACCAGCGTGATCGCCAGTTCTGTGGTGTCGATGTCGTTGCCGGCCTGCAGATCGAGGGCGAGGTTGGTGAGCACCGCCGGGGTACTGACGCGAGGCAGGAGCGCCGTTGCGGATGCGACGACAACCCGGGCTTCGCCGGTGGCGAGCGCGTACAGCGCGCGGGCGCGGGCCGACGCGATACGGAAGTGTGGTGCCAGCCCGCGGTATGGGTCGACCTCTTGCGAGGGGAACGGCA
This genomic window contains:
- a CDS encoding peptidyl-prolyl cis-trans isomerase, coding for MSKLQVLVLGAAFAVLPFVAQAQTAPPQPPAQPPAQAPQVPATPAVAPALPSMLLEQILVKVNGDIITKTDLEARQIDELRRRGQPLNDDQLKKAIAELTPDILVAAVDELLLMQRGKELGYKVTEDQYKRVLDNIRKENKLESDEAFGAALKQEGLDMSVLRKNLERQLIINQVQQVEVMGKLGLTEEEARRYYDEHKSDFTTPAAITLRELVVNVPTDGKNVNVARDEETKRKAEGVLARLKAGEAFEKLVAELSDSPSKANGGLVGPIQPEELAPDIKKLVDPLKPGQTTAVYRTPKGYGILKLETATKADVKPFEQAREEVGNKVYDAKRRAEFDKYIRRLRSEGIIEWKNEEMQKLWIAKTSAPPTEPKNPGV
- the mfd gene encoding transcription-repair coupling factor, producing MPSLKLQELLRGVLVRAGFALSAKAPTTTGVAATPREISGLSAAAKSLWMAGAATRDPRNEVVIVIVPADRDVDQAVADIRFFLGGLEGSSVDELDRVVLPFPSQEVDPYRGLAPHFRIASARARALYALATGEARVVVASATALLPRVSTPAVLTNLALDLQAGNDIDTTELAITLVEAGFTRTDPVDEHGEFCIRGGVIDIFPAGDDQPARIELIGDTVETIRRYDPGTQRSVGEIDRLRVVPLRERPDAGPENQDSHLNLVPFFDYLSPSTHKSGNEFVPSGLSAERAAAGHAIESASRPHSRVEALNPVKRPVFLVSERDEIRDRIERWLAQVSESYSQTNNAPAPEQLLISLSEVDSHLASATHLAELGLEAVTAEDKATHIPCQPALSFSGRLADWIAEIRTARERGDTVLFVAATPGRAERIVEVLADYELRAAQIDHAEDTFAATVLVTTGVLSRGFRLPAANLQIYAETDLFEEEHHAQERARRSATKAFLSDLRDLKVGDLVVHVDNGIGEFVGLKQLNVSSGFASAGTAAAAGAEEYLELRYGGDDKLFVPVSRLDLIQKFTGGSRPSLDRLGGTSWEKAKTRVKKAMRDMAEELLKLYASRKAITGHLFSPDTHWQEEFEGAFPYVLTPDQQSAIEDIKRDMESPTPMDRLLCGDVGYGKTEVAMRAAFKAVMDGKQVAFLAPTTVLAFQHVRTLGERFGGFPIRIDMVSRFRTKQEQKATLTDLAEGKVDIIVGTHRLLSKDVVFKDLGLLVVDEEQRFGVAHKEKIKQLRKRVDVLTMTATPIPRTLNMSLVGIRDMSIIETPPKDRLAIQTNVVKFDQHVIARAIRSELARGGQVYFVHNRVESIFSIGNLLTRLVPEARVVVAHGQMGEHALEKAMIDFVARRFDILLATTIVENGLDIPNVNTIIINRADRYGLSQLYQLRGRVGRSDRAAYAYLLIPPEMSLSPVAKKRLAAIREFSDLGSGFRVAALDLEIRGAGNLLGGEQSGHIEAVGFEMYMKLLEQAVRELKGEEIDDDVRATVNLGIDIRIEASYVPDMAQRLVVYRKVAAARSEQEVDEILDEVRDRYGPLPESMLNLGEYGRIRVMADRLGLESVDRHGEHVVLKFRENAGSRAPDPQRVLGLMTRRPDLTLLPPSSLRLSLLGDARASAGRLAHGERGVQPRAGISASKSLAHHPDRGGRLPGREEGQRRGPAEGRSPTASWWTARATAGSVESGFSKQEILKPPSEQPRAEGGVFDRVGGLLKQLLP